Proteins encoded together in one Impatiens glandulifera chromosome 1, dImpGla2.1, whole genome shotgun sequence window:
- the LOC124929293 gene encoding plant intracellular Ras-group-related LRR protein 6-like isoform X2 — protein MDCFLKDARASGSLNLSNRSLSEVPNEVYKSMDAIGGSEKWWETVELQKLILAHNNIESLREDLRNLPLLSVLNVRHNKLSLLPAAIGELHMLKSLDVSFNMISSIPEEIGSATALVKFKCSNNQRKDLPGSIGRCSDLSEFKWRPKRRSSR, from the exons ATGGATTGTTTCTTGAAAGATGCAAGAGCTTCCGGTTCCCTCAACCTCTCCAACCGTTCACTAAG TGAAGTGCCAAATGAAGTATACAAAAGCATGGATGCTATTGGAGGCAGTGAGAAATGGTGGGAA ACCGTGGAGCTACAGAAGCTTATTTTAGCGCATAATAACATTGAATCGTTGAGGGAAGATCTCAGAAACTTGCCTTTATTGTCTGTACTTAATGTTAGACACAACAAGCTATCCCTCCTGCCGGCTGCCATAGGCGA GCTTCACATGCTAAAATCATTAGATGTTTCATTTAACATGATATCCAGCATACCTGAAGAAATTGGATCGGCAACTGCTTTGGTCAA GTTTAAATGCTCAAATAATCAACGAAAAGATCTTCCAGGCTCCATAGGACGTTGTTCAGATTTGTCAGAGTTCAAG TGGAGGCCGAAGAGAAGATCAAGTAGATGA
- the LOC124929293 gene encoding plant intracellular Ras-group-related LRR protein 6-like isoform X1, with protein MGEIRKEKHWQLFWLCVVDLFLNKSKTFRFPSMDCFLKDARASGSLNLSNRSLSEVPNEVYKSMDAIGGSEKWWETVELQKLILAHNNIESLREDLRNLPLLSVLNVRHNKLSLLPAAIGELHMLKSLDVSFNMISSIPEEIGSATALVKFKCSNNQRKDLPGSIGRCSDLSEFKWRPKRRSSR; from the exons ATGGGAGAAATCAG GAAAGAAAAACATTGGCAACTTTTCTGGCTATGTGTGGTTGACTTGTTTTTAAATAAGAGCAAGACCTTCCGGTTTCCGTCTATGGATTGTTTCTTGAAAGATGCAAGAGCTTCCGGTTCCCTCAACCTCTCCAACCGTTCACTAAG TGAAGTGCCAAATGAAGTATACAAAAGCATGGATGCTATTGGAGGCAGTGAGAAATGGTGGGAA ACCGTGGAGCTACAGAAGCTTATTTTAGCGCATAATAACATTGAATCGTTGAGGGAAGATCTCAGAAACTTGCCTTTATTGTCTGTACTTAATGTTAGACACAACAAGCTATCCCTCCTGCCGGCTGCCATAGGCGA GCTTCACATGCTAAAATCATTAGATGTTTCATTTAACATGATATCCAGCATACCTGAAGAAATTGGATCGGCAACTGCTTTGGTCAA GTTTAAATGCTCAAATAATCAACGAAAAGATCTTCCAGGCTCCATAGGACGTTGTTCAGATTTGTCAGAGTTCAAG TGGAGGCCGAAGAGAAGATCAAGTAGATGA